The following are encoded in a window of Kitasatospora fiedleri genomic DNA:
- a CDS encoding NADPH-dependent F420 reductase, whose amino-acid sequence MKIGIIGAGNIGGNLTRRLTALGHQVAVANSRGPETLADLAAETGATPVPAGEAAAGAELVVVTVPLKNVPALPDDLLAGAADGFVLLDTNNYYPRERDGRIAAIEDEGLTESRWVERQLGHPVVKAFNGTYAQDILDAPRPAGDPERIALPVAGDDPAAKQVVRELIDALGFDTVDAGGIDDSWRQQPETPVYGLRAGVEAVTEALAAASPERPANFRG is encoded by the coding sequence ATGAAGATCGGCATCATCGGAGCGGGCAACATCGGCGGCAACCTGACCCGCCGCCTCACCGCCCTCGGCCACCAGGTGGCGGTGGCCAACTCGCGCGGCCCCGAGACCCTGGCCGACCTGGCGGCCGAGACCGGCGCGACGCCCGTCCCGGCCGGCGAGGCGGCGGCCGGCGCGGAGCTGGTCGTGGTCACCGTCCCGCTGAAGAACGTCCCCGCCCTGCCGGACGACCTGCTGGCCGGCGCGGCCGACGGCTTCGTCCTGCTCGACACCAACAACTACTACCCGCGCGAGCGGGACGGCCGGATCGCCGCCATCGAGGACGAGGGACTGACCGAGAGCCGCTGGGTGGAGCGGCAGCTCGGCCACCCCGTGGTCAAGGCGTTCAACGGCACCTACGCCCAGGACATCCTGGACGCGCCCCGCCCGGCCGGCGACCCCGAGCGGATCGCCCTCCCGGTGGCCGGCGACGACCCGGCCGCCAAGCAGGTGGTGCGCGAGCTGATCGACGCCCTCGGCTTCGACACGGTCGACGCCGGCGGCATCGACGACTCCTGGCGCCAGCAGCCCGAAACGCCGGTCTACGGCCTGCGCGCGGGCGTCGAGGCCGTCACCGAGGCCCTGGCCGCCGCCTCCCCGGAGCGCCCGGCCAACTTCCGCGGCTGA